From Longimicrobiaceae bacterium, a single genomic window includes:
- a CDS encoding protein phosphatase 2C domain-containing protein translates to MSIRWEVAAATDVGRVRQGNEDTYLVDAARGLFLVADGMGGHAAGEIASALAAETVGSALVRGVDGGLDGDGLTQALTESFHSAHAAIGARCEEDPNTRGMGTTLIALAVSTTGAYLMGHVGDSRAYLMRGGRLGQVTRDHTWVQDEVDAGRLSSSGARTHRFAHVITRALGADSRATPDLVAGELLPGDLILLCTDGLTGMVSDVRLRRILSAEVRLEELVTALIDAANGRGGTDNITVVLVRILDGTS, encoded by the coding sequence GTGAGCATCCGCTGGGAAGTGGCCGCCGCCACCGACGTGGGGCGGGTGCGCCAGGGCAACGAGGACACGTACCTGGTGGACGCCGCCCGCGGCCTCTTCCTGGTCGCGGACGGCATGGGCGGCCACGCCGCGGGCGAGATCGCCAGCGCCCTGGCGGCGGAGACGGTCGGCTCGGCGCTCGTCCGCGGGGTGGACGGCGGGCTGGACGGTGACGGGCTGACCCAGGCGCTCACCGAGTCGTTCCACTCCGCGCACGCCGCCATCGGCGCGCGGTGCGAGGAGGACCCCAACACGCGGGGCATGGGCACCACGCTCATCGCCCTCGCGGTATCCACCACCGGCGCCTACCTCATGGGGCACGTCGGCGACAGCCGCGCATACCTGATGCGCGGCGGCCGGCTGGGGCAGGTCACGCGCGACCACACGTGGGTGCAGGACGAGGTGGACGCCGGCCGCCTCTCCAGCTCGGGCGCGCGCACGCACCGGTTCGCGCACGTGATCACCCGCGCGCTGGGTGCCGACTCGCGCGCCACGCCGGACCTGGTCGCGGGCGAGCTTCTGCCCGGCGACCTGATCCTGCTGTGTACCGACGGGCTCACGGGCATGGTCAGCGACGTGCGCCTGCGCCGCATCCTGAGCGCCGAGGTGCGGCTGGAGGAGCTGGTCACCGCCCTCATCGACGCCGCCAACGGCCGCGGCGGCACTGACAACATCACCGTCGTCCTCGTCCGCATCCTCGACGGCACGTCCTAG
- a CDS encoding diguanylate cyclase, producing the protein MLTPLLLGLALLSGPSRAPAPPPPPPVTLNGAWKFRPGDSLAWSSPALDDRGWATIAVPGEWEDEFPGLDGFGWYRRTVEIPADLRGEPIGLQFGAVGDAFEVYWDGVPIGGRGHLPPDFEEGVDRGLIYVPASALAARPDGPHVLAVRTYNDYAYGGLMGGVKLGRYDVLASRRSPGDMIIGALVSFFLAIGAYHFAFFLRRRAARENLYFALVCTLVALYGATFSPVFDAVLVPYANPYRVGLLGILAAGPAFLALVYRMFDLRFGRAEWAVAAVYGGSVVLAAVLPLGELAELNRWIDGFTVIGFVAIVVRAALAAEPHRPHARLLVVGTAAFAGTMTYDLASEYFDSVPVAHVLPGVSSIFWLGFLVFVLTVGIATAGKWASAEVTALTDPLTDLARRHVFEDALRHEAARLRRHGGSLAVVMIDLDHFKRINDTHGHRVGDQVLARVGRLLRHSARNIDLPARMGGEEFAVLLLDTGRDGALSFAERFREQLRDLQVVVPGAVVTVTASLGIAVGTELVDPEEMMEAADRVLYRAKNEGRDRLVEISLTASEPRCPESAKRRNRG; encoded by the coding sequence TTGCTGACCCCTCTCCTCCTGGGCCTCGCCCTTCTCTCGGGCCCCTCCCGCGCACCCGCGCCGCCGCCACCACCGCCGGTAACTTTGAACGGCGCCTGGAAGTTCCGCCCGGGCGACTCGCTCGCGTGGTCCTCGCCGGCGCTGGACGACCGCGGCTGGGCGACCATCGCCGTGCCCGGCGAGTGGGAGGACGAGTTCCCGGGGCTGGACGGCTTCGGCTGGTACCGTCGCACGGTGGAGATCCCCGCGGACCTGCGCGGCGAGCCCATCGGCCTGCAGTTCGGCGCCGTGGGAGACGCGTTCGAGGTGTACTGGGACGGCGTGCCCATCGGCGGGCGGGGGCACCTGCCGCCGGACTTCGAGGAGGGCGTGGACCGCGGGCTCATCTACGTGCCCGCGAGCGCGCTGGCGGCGAGGCCCGACGGCCCGCACGTGCTGGCCGTGCGGACGTACAACGACTACGCGTACGGCGGGCTCATGGGCGGGGTGAAGCTAGGGCGCTACGACGTCCTGGCCAGCCGCCGCTCGCCCGGCGACATGATCATCGGCGCACTGGTGTCGTTCTTCCTGGCCATCGGCGCGTACCACTTCGCGTTCTTCCTGCGCCGGCGCGCCGCGCGCGAGAACCTGTACTTCGCGCTGGTGTGCACGCTGGTCGCGCTGTACGGCGCCACGTTCTCGCCGGTGTTCGACGCGGTGCTGGTGCCGTACGCCAACCCGTACCGCGTGGGGCTGCTGGGGATATTGGCGGCCGGGCCGGCCTTCCTCGCGCTCGTGTACCGCATGTTCGACCTGCGGTTCGGGCGCGCGGAGTGGGCCGTGGCGGCGGTGTACGGCGGGTCCGTGGTCCTCGCCGCGGTGCTGCCGCTGGGCGAGTTGGCCGAGCTGAACCGCTGGATCGACGGCTTCACCGTGATCGGCTTCGTGGCCATCGTGGTGCGCGCGGCACTGGCCGCGGAGCCGCACCGGCCGCACGCGCGGCTGCTGGTGGTGGGCACGGCCGCGTTCGCGGGCACCATGACGTACGACCTGGCCAGCGAGTACTTCGACTCGGTGCCGGTGGCGCACGTGCTGCCGGGCGTGTCCAGCATTTTCTGGCTGGGCTTCCTGGTGTTCGTGCTCACGGTGGGCATCGCCACCGCGGGCAAGTGGGCCTCGGCCGAGGTGACGGCGCTCACCGACCCGCTCACCGACCTGGCGCGCCGCCACGTCTTCGAGGACGCGCTGCGCCACGAGGCCGCGCGCCTGCGCCGGCACGGCGGCTCGCTGGCCGTGGTGATGATCGACCTGGACCATTTCAAGCGCATCAACGACACGCACGGCCACCGCGTGGGCGACCAGGTGCTGGCCCGCGTGGGCCGCCTGCTGCGCCACAGCGCCCGCAACATCGACCTGCCGGCGCGCATGGGCGGCGAGGAGTTCGCGGTGCTGCTGCTGGATACCGGCCGCGACGGCGCGCTCTCGTTCGCCGAGCGCTTCCGCGAGCAGCTGCGCGACCTTCAGGTCGTGGTGCCCGGGGCCGTGGTGACGGTCACGGCCAGCCTGGGCATCGCCGTGGGCACCGAGCTGGTGGACCCCGAGGAGATGATGGAGGCCGCGGACCGCGTGCTGTACCGCGCCAAGAACGAGGGCCGCGACCGCCTGGTGGAGATCTCCCTCACCGCCTCCGAGCCCCGCTGCCCCGAGTCCGCCAAGCGCCGGAACCGCGGGTAG
- a CDS encoding M23 family metallopeptidase, whose translation MTSRRRARSLAIPRIIALAGAVLALGSAAAWASAGTTDEDAPPPLLQPVAARTMETDTLFVGGYARGTFTDALSTLASDLSQSEREMVGRHLDKIYLPLLREKGLAEGGRLRLAYERTLRPDGTTRSIQVLAAEAAVGGGMYTVFLYEHGEEPGYFDDLGRSLDPAVWASPLPVMRITSTFRSARMHPILHRILPHLGLDLAAAMGTPVHATGDGSISLAGPRGGYGNMVEVQHPNGYATRYGHLSRIAPGVYAGAEVRQGDVIGYVGMTGLATGPHLHYEVRRKGLPVDPQGVSPVEGPAHDVGYDPTWLTQRHQLGQLLARAPTVVSAWRQGM comes from the coding sequence ATGACCTCGCGACGGCGCGCACGTTCGCTCGCCATCCCCCGCATCATCGCCCTGGCCGGCGCCGTCCTGGCGCTGGGCAGCGCCGCCGCGTGGGCCAGCGCCGGCACCACGGACGAAGACGCGCCGCCGCCGCTGCTCCAGCCCGTCGCCGCGCGGACGATGGAGACGGACACGCTGTTCGTGGGCGGCTACGCGCGCGGCACCTTCACCGACGCGCTCAGCACGCTCGCGAGCGACCTGTCGCAGTCCGAGCGCGAGATGGTGGGGCGGCACCTGGACAAGATCTACCTGCCGCTGCTGCGCGAGAAGGGCTTAGCGGAGGGCGGACGACTTCGCCTGGCGTACGAGCGCACGCTGCGGCCGGACGGCACCACGCGCTCCATCCAGGTCCTCGCCGCCGAGGCCGCGGTGGGCGGCGGCATGTACACCGTGTTCCTGTACGAGCACGGCGAGGAGCCGGGGTACTTCGACGACCTGGGCCGCTCGCTCGATCCCGCGGTGTGGGCGTCGCCGCTGCCGGTCATGCGCATCACGTCCACGTTCCGGTCGGCGCGCATGCACCCCATCCTGCACCGCATCCTGCCGCACCTGGGGCTGGACCTGGCGGCGGCCATGGGCACGCCGGTGCACGCCACGGGCGACGGCAGCATCAGCCTGGCGGGCCCGCGCGGCGGCTACGGCAACATGGTGGAGGTGCAGCACCCCAACGGCTACGCCACGCGCTACGGCCACCTCTCCCGCATCGCGCCGGGCGTGTACGCCGGGGCGGAGGTGCGGCAGGGCGACGTGATCGGGTACGTGGGGATGACGGGCCTGGCCACCGGCCCGCACCTGCACTACGAGGTGCGCCGCAAGGGCCTGCCCGTGGACCCGCAGGGCGTCTCGCCCGTGGAAGGCCCCGCGCACGACGTGGGCTACGACCCCACCTGGCTCACCCAGCGCCACCAGCTCGGCCAGCTCCTCGCCCGCGCCCCCACGGTCGTGTCCGCCTGGCGGCAGGGGATGTAA
- the idi gene encoding isopentenyl-diphosphate Delta-isomerase yields MADERVVLVDADDVEIGTVEKMRAHLDGALHRAFSVFVFDRVGRMLLQRRAADKYHSGGLWSNTCCSHPRPGEDAAAGALRRLDEEMGFRCDLHSAFTFVYHADVGMGLTEHEYDHVFVGRFDGAPQPNPAEVEGWRWADVDDLRAEMDAHPERFTFWFRAAFREVLAHGLDLVRAAADD; encoded by the coding sequence GTGGCGGACGAGAGAGTCGTGCTGGTGGATGCCGACGACGTGGAGATCGGCACGGTGGAGAAGATGCGCGCCCACCTGGACGGCGCGCTGCACCGTGCCTTCTCGGTCTTCGTCTTCGACCGTGTCGGGCGGATGCTGCTCCAGCGCCGGGCGGCGGACAAATACCATTCCGGTGGCCTGTGGTCGAACACCTGCTGCTCCCACCCGCGCCCGGGCGAGGACGCCGCCGCCGGCGCGCTGCGGCGGCTGGACGAGGAGATGGGCTTCCGGTGCGACCTCCACTCCGCCTTCACCTTCGTCTACCACGCGGACGTGGGGATGGGCCTCACCGAGCACGAGTACGACCACGTCTTCGTGGGCCGCTTCGACGGCGCGCCGCAGCCCAACCCCGCCGAGGTGGAAGGCTGGCGCTGGGCCGATGTAGACGACCTCCGCGCGGAGATGGATGCCCATCCGGAGCGCTTCACCTTCTGGTTCCGTGCCGCCTTTCGCGAAGTGCTCGCCCACGGCCTCGACCTCGTCCGCGCCGCCGCGGACGACTGA
- a CDS encoding M28 family peptidase — MNRLHISTAAAVVLLCVPAAGRALQAQASARDRLPAAMAAIREADLRRDLFAMSGDSMRGREAGTLDEMRAAVWVADAARAAGLQPAGDNGTYFQFFPMHRVRLADASRATLGSRQLALWRDAHVFAPTDAAVDLPVVFVGEGREADVASLDLHGKAVAAVLSPARDTPPAWISLYGLRYARAAIRERAAFLTQRGAAAVILVSDTASERAWGIFGAALRRGTYGLDTAGVDQRPKPTVPVIWLPRSALDEVRAPGQRLVATFSTESYSYPSVNVVARVPGTDPRLRGENVLFSGHHDHDGVRFPVNGDSIYNGADDNASVSVALLAIGRAFARQPGRRSALFVWHGAEERGLLGSRWYADHPTVPKASIVAVLNGDMIGRNSPDSAALLGTTPPHRNSAQLVEMAMRANRLTGGFAIDTSWDSPTHPEGWYFRSDHLPYARAGIPSLFFTTLLHPDYHTPRDEPQRIDIAKLAHVTRWMYATGWLAANAADRPAVDAGFKLER; from the coding sequence ATGAACCGACTGCACATCTCTACCGCGGCGGCCGTCGTGCTCCTGTGCGTGCCCGCGGCCGGGCGAGCGCTGCAAGCGCAGGCGTCCGCGCGCGACCGGCTTCCCGCGGCGATGGCGGCCATCCGCGAGGCGGACCTGCGGCGCGACCTGTTCGCCATGTCGGGCGACTCCATGCGTGGGCGCGAGGCAGGTACGCTGGACGAGATGCGCGCCGCGGTGTGGGTGGCGGACGCGGCGCGCGCGGCGGGTTTGCAGCCGGCGGGCGATAACGGTACGTACTTCCAGTTCTTCCCCATGCACCGCGTGCGCCTGGCGGATGCGAGCCGCGCCACGCTGGGCAGCCGGCAGCTCGCCCTGTGGCGCGATGCGCACGTCTTCGCGCCCACGGACGCGGCGGTGGACCTGCCCGTCGTGTTCGTGGGCGAGGGGCGCGAGGCGGACGTGGCGAGCCTGGACCTGCACGGGAAGGCGGTGGCGGCGGTGCTCTCGCCCGCGCGCGACACGCCGCCCGCGTGGATCAGCCTGTACGGGCTGCGCTACGCCCGGGCGGCCATCCGCGAGCGGGCGGCGTTCCTCACGCAACGCGGCGCGGCGGCGGTGATCCTCGTCTCCGACACGGCCAGCGAGCGGGCGTGGGGCATCTTCGGCGCGGCGCTGCGGCGGGGTACGTACGGGCTGGACACGGCGGGGGTGGACCAGCGGCCGAAGCCGACCGTGCCCGTCATCTGGCTTCCCCGCTCCGCGCTGGACGAGGTTCGCGCGCCCGGCCAGCGGCTCGTAGCGACGTTCTCGACGGAAAGCTATTCGTACCCGTCCGTCAACGTGGTGGCGCGTGTGCCGGGCACGGACCCGCGGCTGCGCGGCGAGAACGTGCTGTTCAGCGGGCACCACGACCACGACGGCGTGCGCTTTCCCGTGAACGGCGACTCCATCTACAACGGCGCGGACGACAACGCGAGCGTGAGCGTGGCGCTGCTCGCCATCGGGCGGGCGTTCGCGCGGCAGCCGGGGCGGCGATCGGCGCTGTTCGTGTGGCACGGCGCGGAGGAGCGCGGGCTGCTGGGCTCGCGCTGGTACGCGGACCATCCCACGGTGCCGAAGGCGTCCATCGTCGCGGTGCTCAACGGCGACATGATCGGGCGCAACAGCCCGGACAGCGCGGCGCTGCTGGGCACCACGCCGCCGCACCGCAACTCCGCACAGCTGGTGGAGATGGCGATGCGCGCCAACCGCCTCACCGGTGGCTTCGCCATCGACACGTCGTGGGACAGCCCCACGCACCCGGAGGGCTGGTACTTCCGCAGCGATCACCTGCCGTACGCGCGCGCCGGCATCCCGTCGCTGTTCTTCACCACGCTGCTGCACCCGGACTACCACACGCCGCGCGACGAGCCGCAGCGCATCGACATCGCCAAGCTCGCGCACGTGACACGGTGGATGTACGCCACCGGCTGGCTCGCGGCGAACGCGGCGGACCGGCCCGCGGTGGATGCGGGGTTCAAGCTGGAGCGGTGA
- a CDS encoding amidohydrolase family protein — protein MRRIALAVLLCLASSVTARAQVPATASAPPGMTLLRPARVFDAMSAEAHEGWVVLVSGERIQAVGPAAQVGVPAGARVVDLPGTTLVPGLIEGHSHLFLHPYNETSWDDQVLREDVALRTARAVAGARATLMAGFTTTRDLGTEGAGFSDVALKQAIAQGIVPGPRMIVVTRAIVATGAYGPKGFASNVDVPQGAQEASGVEGVTRAVREQIARGADWVKLYGDYRWGDGEPSRATFSEAEMKAAVVAATDAGRPVVVHASTPEGMRRAVMAGVRTIEHGNAGTPEIFRLMKAHDVALCPTVAASEAVRTYRGWRKGVDPEPAEIREKHASFRAALDAGVTICMGGDVGVFPHGDNAREMELMVEYGMTPAQVLLAATAVNARVFRIDGQVGTLRPGLLADVVALEGDPTRDVSALRRVRLVMKGGKVYRGPGAEDSPTQ, from the coding sequence ATGCGCCGCATCGCCCTCGCAGTGCTGCTCTGCCTTGCATCTTCCGTCACGGCACGCGCCCAAGTGCCGGCCACCGCGAGCGCGCCGCCGGGGATGACCCTGCTGAGGCCGGCGCGCGTGTTCGATGCGATGTCGGCCGAGGCGCACGAGGGGTGGGTGGTGCTGGTGAGCGGCGAGCGCATCCAGGCGGTGGGGCCGGCGGCGCAGGTGGGCGTGCCGGCCGGGGCCCGCGTGGTGGACCTGCCGGGAACGACGCTGGTGCCCGGCCTCATCGAGGGGCACTCGCACCTCTTCCTGCACCCGTACAACGAGACGAGCTGGGACGACCAGGTGCTGCGCGAGGACGTAGCGCTCCGCACCGCCCGCGCAGTGGCCGGCGCCCGCGCCACGCTCATGGCCGGCTTCACCACCACGCGCGACCTGGGCACCGAGGGCGCCGGCTTCAGCGACGTGGCGCTCAAGCAGGCCATCGCGCAGGGAATCGTGCCGGGGCCGCGCATGATCGTGGTCACGCGCGCCATCGTGGCGACGGGCGCGTACGGGCCCAAGGGCTTCGCGTCGAACGTCGACGTTCCGCAGGGCGCCCAGGAGGCGAGCGGCGTGGAGGGCGTCACCCGCGCCGTGCGCGAGCAGATCGCCCGGGGCGCGGACTGGGTAAAGCTGTACGGCGACTATCGGTGGGGCGATGGCGAGCCTTCGCGCGCCACCTTCAGCGAGGCGGAGATGAAGGCCGCGGTCGTTGCGGCCACCGACGCCGGCCGCCCGGTCGTCGTGCACGCCAGCACGCCCGAGGGGATGCGGCGCGCGGTGATGGCCGGCGTCCGCACCATCGAGCACGGCAACGCAGGCACGCCCGAGATCTTCCGGCTGATGAAGGCGCACGACGTGGCGCTCTGTCCCACCGTGGCCGCCAGCGAGGCGGTGCGCACGTACCGCGGCTGGCGCAAAGGCGTGGACCCGGAGCCGGCGGAGATCCGCGAGAAGCATGCGAGCTTCCGCGCCGCGCTGGATGCGGGCGTCACCATCTGCATGGGCGGCGACGTGGGCGTCTTTCCGCACGGCGACAACGCGCGGGAGATGGAGCTGATGGTGGAGTACGGAATGACGCCCGCGCAGGTGCTGCTGGCCGCCACCGCCGTGAACGCCCGCGTCTTCCGCATCGACGGGCAGGTCGGCACGCTGCGCCCCGGCCTGCTGGCGGACGTGGTCGCGCTGGAGGGCGACCCCACCCGCGACGTCTCCGCCCTCCGCCGCGTTCGCCTGGTCATGAAGGGCGGCAAGGTCTACCGCGGCCCCGGCGCCGAGGACTCGCCCACGCAGTAG
- a CDS encoding FHA domain-containing protein yields the protein MSIPAEGTPPGALALFSMKGGPRYGEKIAVPSPLVTIGSSAQADVVLADDSVSAQHARLEYDSGAWRITDLESTNGTAVEGVRLAPHVPTPLPYGASVRLGGVPLLFRAIEAADPAAARASFVPPPKGTTLKEEKPGFRFPVWLVVLVLLALAIAGLLLFRGQAAAPRPVPASHPAAAPITQAPPARS from the coding sequence ATGTCCATTCCCGCGGAGGGCACCCCGCCCGGCGCCCTCGCGCTCTTCTCCATGAAGGGCGGCCCGCGCTACGGCGAGAAGATCGCCGTGCCCTCCCCGCTGGTCACCATCGGGAGCAGCGCGCAGGCCGACGTGGTGCTGGCGGACGACTCCGTCTCGGCCCAGCATGCCCGCCTGGAGTACGACTCCGGCGCCTGGCGCATCACCGACCTGGAGTCCACGAACGGCACCGCGGTAGAAGGGGTGCGCCTCGCGCCGCACGTGCCTACGCCGCTGCCGTACGGCGCCAGCGTGCGCCTGGGCGGCGTGCCGCTGCTCTTCCGCGCGATCGAAGCGGCGGACCCCGCCGCGGCGCGCGCCTCGTTCGTGCCGCCGCCCAAAGGGACCACGCTGAAGGAGGAGAAGCCGGGCTTCCGCTTCCCCGTGTGGCTGGTGGTGCTGGTGCTGCTGGCGCTCGCCATCGCGGGGCTGCTGCTCTTCCGCGGTCAGGCCGCCGCGCCGCGCCCCGTACCGGCCTCGCACCCCGCGGCGGCGCCGATCACCCAGGCTCCTCCGGCGCGTTCGTGA